From the genome of Gracilibacillus salitolerans, one region includes:
- the dpaA gene encoding dipicolinic acid synthetase subunit A produces MQKTKDIAIIGGDARYLPLIHALKTIDNLRIRILGFEQVEQSYTGVMQSTIENLDTSQLDGIILPITGIDDDGYVETMFSNEKIQLTEEWFQSLPENCVVFTGISNQKLDQYIEKNDLQLIKLMERNDVAIYNSIPTAEGAIMLAIKHTDFTIHHANVFIFGYGRVGETTASSFAGLGANIAVISRDETDLARVYERGWEAYSLDQTENYIDKCQILINTIPAKVVNKSLIEKMNSQAIIIDLASKPGGIDFEYAKSRGIEAIHALGLPGMVAPTTAGEILADRIAKILFAS; encoded by the coding sequence ATGCAGAAGACTAAAGATATTGCTATTATTGGTGGCGATGCACGTTATTTGCCTTTAATACACGCACTTAAAACAATTGATAATCTAAGGATTCGTATATTAGGTTTTGAACAAGTAGAGCAAAGTTATACGGGTGTCATGCAGTCAACGATCGAGAATTTAGATACATCTCAATTAGATGGTATCATTTTACCAATTACAGGTATAGATGATGATGGTTATGTCGAAACAATGTTCTCCAATGAAAAAATACAATTAACGGAAGAGTGGTTTCAGTCTTTACCAGAAAATTGTGTAGTGTTCACTGGAATATCCAATCAAAAACTGGATCAGTATATTGAAAAAAATGATTTACAGTTAATTAAATTAATGGAAAGAAATGACGTCGCTATTTATAATTCAATTCCGACTGCTGAAGGAGCCATCATGCTTGCTATCAAGCATACTGATTTCACTATCCACCATGCCAATGTATTCATATTTGGTTATGGAAGAGTAGGTGAAACAACAGCTAGTAGCTTTGCGGGCCTCGGAGCTAATATTGCTGTTATCTCCAGGGATGAAACTGATTTGGCACGTGTATATGAAAGAGGTTGGGAAGCATATTCTTTAGACCAAACAGAAAACTATATAGATAAATGTCAAATTTTAATTAATACGATTCCTGCAAAAGTAGTAAATAAATCATTAATTGAAAAAATGAATAGCCAGGCGATTATTATCGACTTAGCTTCCAAACCGGGGGGAATCGATTTTGAATACGCAAAATCCAGAGGAATAGAAGCAATACATGCATTAGGTTTACCAGGTATGGTAGCTCCGACAACAGCTGGTGAAATCTTGGCAGATCGTATCGCTAAAATACTATTTGCCTCCTAA
- a CDS encoding YlmC/YmxH family sporulation protein, producing MRFNDLSSKELIDLTTGSRLGVLGQTDLEIDEKTGQIISFTIPQYSMFGLRKSESYSRIDWNQIKKVGDDMIIVETEEV from the coding sequence ATGCGTTTTAATGATTTGAGCAGCAAAGAGTTGATAGACTTAACTACAGGGTCCAGACTAGGTGTTTTAGGACAGACAGATCTTGAAATCGATGAAAAGACTGGACAAATCATTTCTTTTACCATTCCACAATACAGCATGTTTGGATTAAGAAAGTCAGAGTCCTATTCACGGATTGATTGGAATCAAATCAAAAAAGTTGGAGACGATATGATTATTGTGGAGACAGAGGAAGTTTAA
- a CDS encoding M16 family metallopeptidase produces MLHRKECSNGMRIVLEEVTSVRSVTIGIWVKTGSREEAPELNGISHFIEHMLFKGTENRTSQEIAEAFDGIGGEINAFTSKEYTCYYAKVIDTHKEMAIEILADMLLHSTFDQTEIEREKKVVLEEINMTEDTPDDIIHDLLAEAAYQQHPLAKPILGSKSTVNQLSQQDMFQYLQSQYIPENIVVSIAGNANYSFIKTVEDTLSVERNSSLTSSREYSSKPGFYHKQISQTKETEQAHLCLGYEGVGIENELEYAMLIVNNVLGGSMSSRLFQEIREKAGMAYSIFSYHSSFIDSGLLTIYAGTSKNQLYIVQDKIQHIVDQLRKYGLTNKEWENSKEQLKGLYMLSLESTNSKMSRNARNELLLQTHPSLDDIMKKIDKVRLDDVQHILNTLQSDRAATAIISPE; encoded by the coding sequence TTGTTACATCGTAAGGAATGCAGTAATGGTATGCGAATTGTATTGGAAGAAGTCACTTCTGTCAGATCAGTAACTATCGGTATATGGGTCAAAACCGGTTCAAGAGAAGAGGCTCCAGAACTAAACGGCATATCTCATTTTATCGAGCATATGTTATTTAAAGGAACAGAAAATCGAACTTCACAGGAAATCGCTGAGGCATTTGATGGTATTGGTGGCGAAATTAATGCTTTCACTTCAAAGGAATATACCTGCTATTATGCAAAAGTTATCGATACTCATAAAGAAATGGCTATTGAAATTTTAGCAGATATGTTACTTCATTCTACTTTTGATCAAACAGAGATCGAAAGAGAAAAGAAAGTAGTGTTAGAAGAAATCAATATGACAGAGGACACGCCAGACGATATTATCCATGATTTATTAGCAGAAGCAGCTTATCAACAACATCCGTTGGCAAAACCAATATTAGGGTCAAAATCTACCGTTAATCAGCTGTCACAACAGGATATGTTTCAATATCTTCAAAGTCAATATATTCCTGAGAACATTGTGGTATCAATCGCCGGTAATGCGAATTACAGTTTTATTAAAACAGTGGAAGACACTCTTTCAGTAGAGAGAAATAGCTCATTAACCTCGAGTAGGGAATATTCGAGCAAACCTGGATTTTATCACAAACAAATATCTCAAACGAAAGAAACGGAACAAGCCCACCTCTGCTTGGGATATGAAGGTGTTGGAATTGAAAACGAGCTTGAATACGCCATGTTAATTGTTAATAATGTGCTAGGTGGCAGTATGAGTTCCAGGTTGTTTCAAGAAATTAGAGAAAAAGCAGGAATGGCATACTCAATCTTTTCATATCATAGCTCTTTTATTGATAGTGGCTTATTAACCATCTATGCCGGAACATCGAAAAATCAGTTGTATATTGTCCAAGATAAAATTCAACATATTGTAGATCAGTTAAGAAAATATGGTTTGACTAATAAAGAGTGGGAAAACAGTAAAGAACAATTAAAAGGACTTTATATGTTAAGTCTGGAAAGTACTAACAGCAAAATGAGTCGAAATGCGAGGAATGAATTGTTGTTACAAACCCATCCTTCCCTCGATGATATCATGAAAAAAATTGATAAAGTAAGATTAGATGATGTACAACATATTCTCAATACACTACAGTCTGACCGAGCGGCAACTGCCATTATTTCACCTGAATAA
- a CDS encoding ClpP family protease, whose amino-acid sequence MNKQKQETKEKESQSSSLVEKIQQLGQSTIPNAPDSNIHVLSIIGQVEGHVQLPPQNKTTKYEHLIPQIVAIEQNPKIEGLVVVLNTVGGDVEAGLALSEMIASLSKPTVSVVLGGGHSIGVPIAVSTDYSFIAPSATMTIHPIRLTGLVIGVPQTFEYIDKMQERVLQFVTAHSNIKEEKLKELMFEKGNLTRDIGTNVVGEDAVKYGLINEVGGISGAMAKLNELIEAKKDSQELIQ is encoded by the coding sequence ATGAATAAACAAAAACAAGAAACGAAAGAAAAAGAATCGCAATCATCATCACTTGTTGAAAAGATTCAACAATTAGGACAATCCACCATACCGAATGCACCAGACTCAAATATTCACGTACTATCCATCATCGGTCAAGTGGAAGGACACGTACAACTACCACCACAAAACAAAACAACTAAATATGAACATCTTATTCCACAGATCGTTGCAATAGAACAAAACCCTAAAATAGAAGGGTTAGTCGTGGTTTTAAATACGGTTGGTGGAGATGTCGAAGCTGGTCTTGCTTTATCAGAAATGATTGCCTCATTATCTAAACCAACTGTTTCTGTTGTTTTAGGAGGAGGTCATTCCATTGGTGTCCCTATAGCTGTGTCAACGGATTATTCCTTTATTGCTCCGTCTGCAACCATGACCATTCATCCAATTCGACTTACAGGTCTTGTTATTGGTGTACCACAAACATTTGAATATATTGATAAAATGCAGGAGCGTGTTCTTCAATTTGTAACTGCACATTCAAATATTAAAGAAGAAAAATTAAAAGAATTAATGTTCGAAAAAGGAAATTTAACAAGGGATATTGGTACAAACGTAGTCGGAGAAGACGCCGTAAAGTATGGTTTAATCAATGAGGTTGGTGGAATTAGTGGTGCAATGGCAAAACTTAATGAATTAATTGAAGCTAAAAAGGATTCTCAGGAGCTGATCCAATGA
- a CDS encoding YlzJ-like family protein, translating to MILYTPLSYEDIHYSEQDYQQYEFISYQSKTCCIQKLENGDMRLVQLLSTDPNDYLAEHFSPGTIISSSENPQ from the coding sequence ATGATATTATATACACCACTTAGTTATGAGGATATCCATTATTCAGAACAAGATTATCAGCAATATGAATTTATCAGCTATCAAAGTAAAACATGCTGTATACAAAAGTTAGAGAACGGCGATATGCGTCTCGTACAATTATTATCTACAGACCCAAATGATTATTTAGCTGAACATTTTTCTCCTGGAACGATTATTTCGAGTAGTGAAAATCCCCAATAG
- the dapA gene encoding 4-hydroxy-tetrahydrodipicolinate synthase codes for MDFGRLLTAMVTPFDENNRMDLNITSQLIEHLIATGSEGLVVAGTTGESPTLSHEEKISLFKHVVKVVDGRVPIIAGTGSNNTQASIELTKEAEQIGVDGALVVTPYYNKPNQEGLYQHYAAIAQETKLPIMLYNIPSRAVVRLNVETVVALSQIDNIVAVKDSTGDLDGIASILEQVDDGFSVYSGDDSLTLPILSIGGSGIVSVSSHIIGKEMKEMIELFEQGKVKEAGRLHRKLLPIMRALFMAPSPSPVKSALKYQQIDVGSVRLPLVPLSPFEEQNLFRVIESFQ; via the coding sequence ATGGATTTCGGAAGATTGTTAACTGCAATGGTGACACCTTTTGATGAGAATAATCGTATGGATTTAAATATAACGTCTCAATTGATAGAACATTTAATTGCTACTGGATCAGAGGGGCTTGTTGTAGCTGGTACAACGGGTGAATCTCCGACATTAAGTCATGAAGAAAAGATATCTTTATTTAAACATGTTGTTAAGGTAGTGGATGGTCGAGTACCTATTATTGCTGGAACTGGAAGTAATAATACACAGGCTTCCATCGAGCTAACCAAAGAAGCAGAGCAAATAGGAGTGGATGGAGCATTAGTTGTCACTCCATATTATAATAAACCGAATCAAGAAGGGTTATATCAACATTATGCAGCGATAGCTCAAGAAACCAAATTGCCGATAATGTTGTATAATATTCCATCCAGAGCTGTAGTGCGATTGAATGTAGAAACAGTTGTGGCCTTATCGCAAATCGATAACATTGTGGCGGTAAAAGATTCCACTGGTGATCTGGACGGAATCGCTTCTATACTTGAACAAGTAGATGATGGGTTTTCTGTTTATAGTGGTGACGATTCATTAACCTTACCAATTCTATCTATTGGTGGTTCTGGAATTGTTTCTGTTTCTTCCCATATTATTGGCAAAGAAATGAAAGAAATGATTGAGTTATTCGAACAAGGTAAAGTGAAAGAAGCAGGTCGACTTCACCGTAAGTTACTTCCTATCATGCGTGCATTGTTTATGGCACCATCTCCTTCACCAGTCAAGTCTGCATTGAAATATCAACAAATCGATGTAGGATCTGTTCGTTTACCATTAGTACCACTATCGCCATTTGAAGAACAAAACCTATTTAGAGTAATTGAATCATTCCAATAA
- the asd gene encoding aspartate-semialdehyde dehydrogenase, producing MATGQQYNVAVVGATGAVGAKMLETLDKKNFPIKELLLLSSKRSAGKEMEFQGKTYTVQEATPESFEGVDIALFSAGGSVSKNLAPEAVKRGAVVVDNTSAFRMDPQVPLVVPEVNQEDIQKHNGIIANPNCSTIQMVAALKPVQDQFGMSRVIVSTYQAVSGAGNEAVEELHSQSKAFLEGEELKPELLPVSGEKHHYPIAFNALPQIDVFQDNGYTFEEMKMINETKKILHDDSVQVAATCVRLPFFTSHAESVYVEVNKDDVTVDQFKEAISNMDGVVLEDDPTNQVYPTPLAAAGKCDVFVGRIRKDLDNEKGFHLWVVSDNLLKGAAWNSVQIAESLVKNNWLNK from the coding sequence ATGGCAACAGGACAACAATATAATGTAGCAGTAGTGGGTGCTACTGGTGCAGTAGGAGCAAAAATGCTAGAAACATTGGATAAAAAGAACTTTCCAATCAAAGAATTACTGTTATTATCTTCTAAACGTTCAGCAGGAAAAGAAATGGAGTTTCAAGGTAAAACGTACACGGTGCAAGAAGCTACTCCCGAAAGCTTTGAAGGTGTGGATATTGCCCTATTTTCTGCTGGTGGATCAGTGTCTAAAAACTTAGCACCAGAAGCAGTAAAACGTGGTGCGGTTGTTGTTGATAACACAAGTGCATTCAGAATGGATCCTCAAGTTCCACTTGTGGTACCAGAAGTAAACCAAGAGGATATCCAGAAGCATAATGGAATCATTGCAAATCCAAATTGTTCAACAATTCAAATGGTAGCTGCCCTTAAACCGGTTCAGGATCAGTTTGGCATGTCCAGAGTTATCGTGTCAACTTATCAAGCAGTGTCAGGAGCTGGAAATGAAGCTGTTGAAGAATTACATTCACAGTCAAAAGCATTTTTAGAAGGCGAAGAATTAAAACCAGAATTATTACCTGTGTCTGGAGAGAAACATCATTACCCAATTGCATTTAATGCATTACCGCAAATTGATGTATTCCAAGATAATGGATACACTTTTGAAGAAATGAAAATGATAAATGAGACAAAGAAAATTTTGCATGATGACTCTGTTCAAGTTGCAGCAACATGTGTACGTTTGCCTTTCTTTACATCCCATGCAGAAAGTGTATATGTGGAAGTTAATAAAGATGACGTAACTGTTGATCAATTTAAAGAAGCGATTAGTAATATGGATGGTGTTGTCTTAGAAGATGATCCAACCAATCAAGTATATCCAACACCACTGGCAGCGGCAGGTAAATGTGATGTGTTTGTAGGCCGTATCCGTAAAGATTTAGATAATGAGAAAGGATTCCATTTATGGGTAGTCTCTGATAACTTGTTAAAGGGAGCTGCTTGGAATTCTGTGCAAATTGCTGAATCTCTAGTCAAAAATAACTGGCTCAATAAATAA
- a CDS encoding dipicolinate synthase subunit B gives MDLKGKKIGFGLTGSHCTYEAVFPQMEKLVELGAELVPVVSYTFKDTDSKFGKADDHMARVREITGRDPITSIVDAEPLGPVEPLDIMVLAPLTGNSMSRLANAITDGPVLMATKATIRNGNPIVIGVSTNDALGLNGVNLMRLMSTKLIYFVPFGQDDPIKKPNSMVSDMTLIPETVKNALEYKQIQPVVIERNK, from the coding sequence GTGGATTTAAAAGGGAAAAAGATTGGATTTGGTTTAACTGGATCACATTGTACTTATGAAGCGGTTTTTCCACAAATGGAGAAACTAGTCGAGTTAGGTGCTGAATTAGTCCCAGTTGTTTCATATACATTTAAAGACACTGACAGTAAATTCGGTAAAGCTGACGATCATATGGCACGTGTTCGTGAAATTACTGGTAGAGACCCGATCACATCTATTGTAGACGCTGAACCGTTAGGACCGGTTGAGCCGTTAGATATTATGGTATTAGCTCCTTTAACGGGTAATTCCATGAGTCGTCTTGCTAATGCTATAACTGATGGTCCTGTACTGATGGCAACAAAAGCAACGATCAGAAATGGAAATCCAATTGTAATTGGTGTGTCAACTAATGATGCATTAGGCTTAAATGGTGTTAATTTGATGCGATTAATGTCTACCAAGCTTATATATTTTGTGCCTTTTGGTCAGGACGATCCAATAAAAAAACCAAATTCAATGGTGTCAGATATGACACTAATTCCGGAAACAGTAAAGAATGCCCTTGAATACAAGCAAATTCAGCCAGTAGTTATAGAAAGAAACAAGTAA
- the dapG gene encoding aspartate kinase, protein MRVLVQKFGGTSVKNKESREYAIRHIKEALIEGYKVVVVVSAMGRFPEPYSTDALLSLIDGNHSKISNKEKDLLLSCGETISATVFSHDLLEHQINAVAIPGGEAGIITTSNFSNAQIKRVDTKHLYHVLSNQQVVVVAGFQGKTEDNEVTTIGRGGSDTSATALAAALQAEYVDIFTDVNGIMTADPRVVTNAQKLDTISYTEICNLAYQGAKVIHPRAVEIAMQANVPIRVRSTKLKDKGTLITNVPETDYSESVHDRLATGIAYVNQITQIKIQEAKEPEQLHVKVFKAMAEAGISVDFINISPNGVIYTIFKRDETLAKQVLESLNLQPIITKDCAKISLVGAGMSGVPGVTSKIVQTLTSKNIPILQSADSHRTIWVLIQNVHLETALNALHEAFRLEK, encoded by the coding sequence ATGCGGGTATTGGTTCAAAAGTTTGGTGGCACGTCTGTAAAGAATAAAGAATCTAGAGAATATGCTATTCGTCATATAAAAGAAGCATTAATAGAAGGTTATAAAGTAGTTGTCGTTGTTTCAGCGATGGGGCGTTTTCCAGAGCCATATTCAACAGATGCTTTATTATCCTTAATTGATGGAAATCACTCCAAGATAAGTAATAAAGAGAAAGATTTATTATTATCTTGTGGCGAAACTATTTCTGCGACGGTTTTCTCGCATGATCTGCTGGAACATCAAATAAATGCTGTTGCTATTCCCGGTGGAGAAGCTGGTATTATTACGACTAGCAATTTTTCCAATGCGCAAATTAAAAGAGTAGATACCAAACATTTATATCATGTTTTAAGCAACCAACAGGTAGTAGTAGTAGCAGGATTTCAAGGCAAAACGGAGGACAATGAAGTAACAACCATTGGCAGAGGTGGGAGTGATACCTCTGCCACTGCATTAGCAGCAGCTTTGCAAGCGGAATATGTAGATATTTTCACAGATGTTAATGGTATTATGACAGCAGATCCTCGAGTTGTTACCAATGCGCAAAAATTAGATACCATTTCATATACAGAAATATGTAATCTAGCTTACCAAGGAGCAAAGGTTATTCACCCTCGAGCAGTCGAGATTGCAATGCAGGCCAATGTTCCAATTAGAGTGCGTTCTACAAAACTTAAGGATAAAGGAACACTTATTACAAATGTACCTGAAACAGATTACTCAGAAAGTGTACATGATCGATTGGCTACAGGAATTGCATATGTTAATCAAATTACCCAAATAAAAATTCAAGAGGCAAAAGAACCGGAACAACTGCATGTGAAAGTATTTAAAGCAATGGCTGAAGCGGGTATTTCCGTCGATTTTATCAATATATCACCAAATGGTGTAATATATACGATATTTAAACGAGATGAAACTTTAGCGAAGCAAGTCTTAGAATCTTTAAACCTTCAACCGATTATTACCAAAGATTGTGCAAAGATTTCTTTAGTCGGTGCTGGAATGTCAGGTGTTCCCGGTGTTACATCAAAGATCGTACAGACTTTAACTAGTAAAAATATTCCCATTTTACAATCAGCAGATAGTCATCGAACCATATGGGTCTTAATACAAAATGTTCATTTAGAAACTGCACTTAATGCATTACATGAAGCTTTTCGATTAGAAAAATAA